The following proteins come from a genomic window of Nocardiopsis sp. YSL2:
- a CDS encoding alpha/beta hydrolase fold domain-containing protein: MSSLAMRLLAAGLRRTRKRPVESVDGARKRLHAPKDDPAPPLWFTRRHRVERRGVGGFDSYTVLPAHGEPARSVLYVHGGSYVSEISPWHWVMVAHIVDEGFRVEVPIYGLAPEHTHREAFGFLVAVYRELLAYTPPERTVFAGDSAGAGLVLALTQGLEEQGLPRPARLLLVSPWVDLTMSHPDIPLIEVRDPWLSPVWLSEAARAWAGGDDLALPSLSPINGSLADLPPVDLYIGTADVFHPDTRRLNDLIALAGGNSELYEEEGAIHVFPLVPSPEGRKARARILRTLRTV; the protein is encoded by the coding sequence ATGTCGAGTCTGGCGATGCGGCTGCTCGCGGCGGGGCTGCGCCGGACGCGCAAGCGTCCGGTGGAGAGCGTGGACGGGGCGCGCAAACGCCTCCACGCGCCCAAGGACGACCCCGCGCCGCCCCTCTGGTTCACGCGTCGCCACCGGGTCGAGCGGCGCGGCGTCGGCGGATTCGACAGCTACACCGTGCTGCCCGCGCACGGGGAGCCCGCCCGGTCGGTGCTCTACGTCCACGGCGGCTCCTACGTCTCCGAGATCTCGCCGTGGCACTGGGTCATGGTCGCCCACATCGTCGACGAGGGCTTCCGGGTGGAGGTCCCGATCTACGGGCTGGCGCCGGAGCACACCCACCGCGAGGCGTTCGGGTTCCTGGTGGCGGTGTACCGCGAGCTGCTGGCCTACACCCCGCCCGAGCGCACGGTGTTCGCCGGCGACTCCGCGGGCGCCGGGCTGGTCCTGGCCCTCACGCAGGGCCTGGAGGAGCAGGGCCTGCCCCGGCCCGCCCGGCTCCTCCTGGTCTCCCCGTGGGTGGACCTGACGATGTCCCACCCGGACATCCCGCTGATCGAGGTCCGTGATCCCTGGCTCAGCCCGGTGTGGCTCAGTGAGGCCGCCCGGGCCTGGGCCGGGGGCGACGACCTCGCCCTGCCCTCCCTGAGCCCGATCAACGGGTCCCTGGCGGACCTGCCGCCCGTGGACCTGTACATCGGCACCGCCGACGTGTTCCACCCCGACACCCGGCGCCTGAACGACCTGATCGCCCTGGCGGGCGGGAACTCGGAACTGTACGAGGAGGAGGGCGCGATCCACGTCTTCCCGCTGGTGCCCTCTCCGGAGGGCCGCAAGGCCCGAGCGAGGATCCTGCGTACGCTCCGGACGGTCTGA
- a CDS encoding suppressor of fused domain protein, with translation MDNDDIGRIDEDDSAPGWEAIDGALADLYPGVDPRHLATMLPWALGGQDPLDGISAYPRTEPLPHWHMVGYGLTELYSKESDHAEESGWGFELTFRPVRDPDEDAPPMWAAALMQNLARYVCTSGNRFEPGHRMNANGPIAADREDSAMRALGFVQDPELGPIDTPHGRVSFLQVVGLAVDEYEAAGQWSTTGVLDLLEPTAPLYVTDVDRPSRMVDPGFAAAVREGVERDGSTTGALYVGSVSWELDGAGALVRVGALQAPAVAQTLRGRLPFGHGLLLEADGASVGFLPGEEYAVHDEGEGALTVVVPRVALDELTAALRPERGAASFPAMPGLRLEVVPTAILDEYGKETGEVVG, from the coding sequence ATGGACAACGACGACATCGGCCGTATCGACGAGGACGACTCCGCTCCCGGTTGGGAGGCGATCGACGGCGCCCTGGCCGACCTGTACCCGGGCGTGGACCCCAGGCACCTGGCGACCATGCTCCCGTGGGCGCTGGGCGGCCAGGACCCGCTCGACGGGATCAGCGCCTACCCGCGCACCGAACCGCTCCCGCACTGGCACATGGTGGGCTACGGCCTGACCGAGCTGTACAGCAAGGAGTCGGACCACGCCGAGGAGTCCGGCTGGGGCTTCGAGCTGACCTTCCGGCCGGTCCGGGACCCGGACGAGGACGCGCCCCCCATGTGGGCGGCCGCGCTGATGCAGAACCTCGCCCGGTACGTGTGCACCTCGGGGAACCGGTTCGAGCCCGGCCACCGGATGAACGCCAACGGCCCCATCGCGGCCGACCGCGAGGACTCGGCGATGCGCGCGCTGGGCTTCGTCCAGGACCCCGAACTCGGCCCGATCGACACCCCGCACGGCCGGGTGAGCTTCCTGCAGGTGGTCGGGCTGGCCGTGGACGAGTACGAGGCCGCCGGGCAGTGGAGCACCACGGGCGTCCTCGACCTCCTGGAGCCGACCGCCCCTCTGTACGTGACCGACGTCGACCGCCCTTCGCGGATGGTCGACCCCGGGTTCGCCGCCGCCGTTCGCGAGGGGGTGGAGCGCGACGGCTCCACCACCGGCGCGCTGTACGTGGGCAGCGTCTCGTGGGAACTCGACGGCGCCGGCGCCCTGGTCCGGGTCGGGGCCCTCCAGGCCCCCGCCGTCGCCCAGACCCTGCGCGGCCGTCTGCCGTTCGGCCACGGGCTGCTGCTGGAAGCGGACGGCGCCAGCGTGGGCTTCTTGCCGGGCGAGGAGTACGCCGTCCACGACGAGGGCGAGGGCGCCCTGACCGTCGTGGTCCCGCGGGTGGCGCTGGACGAGCTCACGGCGGCCCTGCGGCCCGAGCGCGGTGCCGCCTCGTTCCCCGCGATGCCGGGTCTGCGGCTGGAGGTCGTGCCCACGGCCATCCTCGACGAGTACGGCAAGGAGACGGGGGAGGTCGTGGGCTGA
- a CDS encoding endo alpha-1,4 polygalactosaminidase, with translation MVDTTRRAAALLALLLCAGCAVTRAAAEPAPPPDGPFDYQLGGAYEPAADVETVVRDATGAPADGRYSVCYVNGFQTQPQESARWRAEHPDLLLRDGDGEPVADPGWPDELLLDTSTAEARAEIARVVGETVAACAERGFDAVEFDNLDSHTRSHGRLTADDNLALASVLVAGAHDLGLAAAQKNAAELTGRARDEAGFDFAVAEECAAFDECPAYTDAYDTVLVIEYPDTLDAPFDQVCADPDTPATTILRDRDLVVPGDPGHLRENC, from the coding sequence ATGGTCGACACGACGCGGCGCGCGGCGGCGCTCCTGGCTCTGCTCCTGTGCGCAGGATGCGCCGTCACGCGTGCCGCGGCGGAGCCCGCACCGCCCCCGGACGGGCCGTTCGACTACCAGCTCGGCGGAGCCTACGAGCCGGCGGCGGACGTGGAGACCGTGGTGCGCGACGCCACCGGGGCGCCGGCCGACGGCCGCTACTCCGTCTGCTACGTCAACGGCTTCCAGACGCAGCCGCAGGAGAGCGCGCGATGGCGGGCCGAGCACCCGGACCTGCTTCTGCGCGACGGCGACGGCGAGCCCGTCGCCGACCCCGGGTGGCCGGACGAGCTACTGCTGGACACCTCGACCGCCGAGGCCAGGGCGGAGATCGCCCGGGTGGTGGGGGAGACCGTCGCCGCCTGCGCCGAGCGCGGCTTCGACGCCGTGGAGTTCGACAACCTGGACTCCCACACCCGCTCCCACGGGCGCCTGACGGCCGACGACAACCTGGCGCTGGCGTCCGTACTCGTCGCCGGAGCCCATGACCTGGGTCTGGCCGCCGCCCAGAAGAACGCCGCCGAACTGACCGGGCGGGCACGGGACGAGGCCGGATTCGACTTCGCGGTCGCCGAGGAGTGCGCGGCCTTCGACGAGTGCCCCGCCTACACCGACGCCTACGACACCGTCCTGGTCATCGAGTACCCCGACACCCTGGACGCCCCGTTCGACCAGGTCTGCGCCGACCCGGACACGCCCGCGACCACGATCCTGCGCGACCGGGACCTGGTGGTGCCCGGCGACCCCGGACACCTGCGCGAGAACTGCTGA
- the proB gene encoding glutamate 5-kinase codes for MHSAKIEQPDTLETAGRMAVAGARRIVVKVGSSSLTTPDGLIDTGRIRDLVQVLADRRAQGQEVIVVSSGAVAAGMTPLGLTRRPRDLASQQAAASVGQGLLLAAYTAELAERGLTAAQVLLTVEDMMRRVQHRNAQRTLRRLLDIGAVPIVNENDTVATHELRFGDNDRLAALVAHLMRADALVLLSDVDALYDGNPAAPGTSVVHLVRGALDLDGIDIGSAGKRGVGTGGMVTKVDSARIATQAGIHTVLTSAANARAALTGDRVGTLFAPAGGRRPSARQLWLAHATAGRGSLVLDPGAVTAVVKEKASLLPAGVVRVMGDFSAGDPVDLRDEQGTVVARGLVNYDAAEVPDLMGRSTRWLAREMGPSYERELVHRDDLVVL; via the coding sequence GTGCACAGCGCGAAGATCGAACAGCCCGACACACTGGAGACCGCCGGACGGATGGCGGTGGCGGGCGCACGCCGGATCGTGGTCAAGGTCGGATCGTCGTCCCTGACCACCCCCGACGGCCTCATCGACACGGGGCGGATCCGCGACCTGGTCCAGGTCCTGGCGGACCGGCGCGCCCAGGGACAGGAGGTGATCGTCGTCTCCTCCGGCGCGGTCGCCGCCGGGATGACACCCCTGGGCCTGACACGCCGCCCGCGCGACCTGGCCTCCCAACAGGCCGCGGCGAGCGTCGGCCAGGGCCTGCTCCTGGCCGCCTACACCGCAGAGCTGGCCGAGCGGGGGCTGACCGCCGCCCAGGTCCTGCTCACGGTCGAGGACATGATGCGCCGGGTCCAGCACCGCAACGCCCAGCGCACGCTGCGCCGCCTGCTGGACATCGGCGCCGTGCCGATCGTCAACGAGAACGACACCGTCGCCACCCACGAGCTGCGCTTCGGCGACAACGACCGCCTGGCCGCCCTGGTCGCCCACCTGATGCGCGCCGACGCCCTCGTCCTGCTCTCCGACGTCGACGCCCTCTACGACGGCAACCCCGCCGCGCCCGGGACCAGCGTGGTCCACCTGGTGCGCGGGGCATTGGACCTGGACGGCATCGACATCGGCAGCGCGGGCAAGCGCGGGGTCGGCACCGGCGGAATGGTCACCAAGGTGGACTCGGCGCGCATCGCGACGCAGGCCGGGATCCACACCGTGCTCACCTCCGCCGCCAACGCCCGTGCCGCCCTGACCGGGGATCGCGTGGGCACGCTGTTCGCGCCCGCCGGGGGCCGTCGGCCCTCCGCGCGCCAGCTGTGGCTGGCCCACGCCACCGCGGGCCGGGGCAGCCTCGTCCTGGACCCCGGCGCGGTCACCGCGGTGGTCAAGGAGAAGGCCTCGCTGCTTCCCGCCGGGGTGGTGCGGGTGATGGGCGACTTCAGCGCGGGCGACCCCGTCGACCTGCGCGACGAGCAGGGCACCGTGGTGGCGCGCGGCCTGGTCAACTACGACGCCGCCGAGGTGCCCGACCTGATGGGCCGCTCCACGCGCTGGCTGGCCCGCGAGATGGGCCCCTCCTACGAGCGCGAACTCGTCCACCGCGACGACCTGGTCGTCCTGTAG
- the obgE gene encoding GTPase ObgE, with protein MPDFVDEAVLHVKAGNGGHGCASVHREKFKPLGGPDGGNGGRGGDVVLEVDTQTATLLEYQRRPHRSAPNGTPGQGGHRAGANGRDLVLTVPDGTVVTRADGEVVADLVGHGTRLVLAQGGHGGLGNAALASKKRKAPGFALKGEEGEAFDIRLEMKTIADVGLVGFPSAGKSSLIAAMSAARPKIADYPFTTLVPNLGVVEAGSVQYVIADVPGLIPGASDGKGLGLEFLRHIERCSTLLHVLDCATYEPGRDPVSDLEALEAELAAYGEKAGIDLSDRPRLVALNKVDVPEARELADLVTPMLTERGYRVMEVSAASREGLRELSFALGEQVAAARSAAPVAEPTRIVIRPKMIGETPFQVVPLGGNAFQVRGDKPARWVNQTDFSNDEAVGYLAERLNRLGIEEELAKAGATPGAEVHIGTEEDSVVFDWDPSTDAEVVPSGPRGTDARLG; from the coding sequence ATGCCTGACTTCGTCGACGAGGCGGTCTTGCACGTCAAGGCCGGGAACGGCGGGCATGGCTGCGCCTCCGTGCACCGTGAGAAGTTCAAACCGCTGGGCGGGCCCGACGGCGGCAACGGCGGCCGGGGCGGCGACGTCGTCCTGGAGGTCGACACCCAGACCGCGACGCTGCTGGAGTACCAGCGGCGCCCGCACCGCAGCGCCCCGAACGGCACACCCGGCCAGGGCGGCCACCGCGCCGGTGCCAACGGCCGGGACCTGGTGCTCACCGTGCCCGACGGCACCGTGGTCACGCGTGCCGACGGCGAGGTCGTCGCCGACCTGGTCGGCCACGGCACCCGCCTGGTGCTGGCCCAGGGCGGTCACGGCGGGCTCGGCAACGCCGCACTGGCCTCCAAGAAGCGCAAGGCCCCGGGATTCGCGCTCAAGGGCGAGGAGGGCGAGGCCTTCGACATCCGCCTGGAGATGAAGACCATCGCCGACGTCGGACTCGTCGGCTTCCCCAGCGCGGGCAAGTCCTCGCTCATCGCCGCGATGTCCGCGGCCCGCCCCAAGATCGCCGACTACCCCTTCACGACCCTCGTGCCCAACCTGGGTGTGGTGGAGGCGGGCTCGGTCCAGTACGTCATCGCCGACGTGCCCGGGCTCATCCCCGGCGCCAGCGACGGCAAGGGCCTGGGTCTGGAGTTCCTGCGCCACATCGAGCGCTGCTCCACCCTGCTGCACGTGCTCGACTGCGCCACCTACGAGCCCGGCCGCGACCCGGTCAGCGACCTGGAGGCCCTGGAGGCCGAGCTGGCCGCCTACGGGGAGAAGGCCGGTATCGACCTGTCGGACCGGCCGCGCCTGGTCGCGCTCAACAAGGTGGACGTCCCCGAGGCCCGTGAGCTCGCCGACCTCGTCACCCCCATGCTGACCGAGCGCGGCTACCGTGTGATGGAGGTCTCCGCGGCTTCCCGCGAGGGCCTGCGCGAACTGTCCTTCGCCTTGGGCGAGCAGGTCGCCGCGGCCCGCAGCGCCGCGCCGGTCGCCGAGCCCACGCGGATCGTGATCCGGCCCAAGATGATCGGTGAGACGCCCTTCCAGGTCGTGCCGCTGGGCGGCAACGCCTTCCAGGTGCGCGGCGACAAGCCCGCCCGCTGGGTGAACCAGACCGACTTCTCCAACGACGAGGCCGTGGGCTACCTGGCCGAGCGCCTCAACCGCCTGGGGATCGAGGAGGAGCTGGCCAAGGCCGGCGCCACCCCGGGCGCCGAGGTGCACATCGGAACGGAGGAGGACTCCGTGGTCTTCGACTGGGACCCGTCCACCGACGCCGAGGTCGTCCCGTCCGGCCCGCGCGGAACCGACGCCCGGCTGGGCTGA
- the rpmA gene encoding 50S ribosomal protein L27, whose product MAHKKGASSSRNGRDSNAKRLGVKRFGGQAVSAGEILIRQRGTKFHPGVNVGRGGDDTLFALVAGEVKFANHRGRKAVNIVPAAAE is encoded by the coding sequence ATGGCACACAAGAAGGGCGCTTCGTCCAGCCGTAACGGTCGTGACTCCAACGCCAAGCGCCTCGGCGTGAAGCGCTTCGGCGGTCAGGCCGTGTCGGCCGGCGAGATCCTGATCCGTCAGCGTGGAACCAAGTTCCACCCCGGCGTGAACGTCGGCCGTGGTGGCGACGACACGCTGTTCGCACTGGTCGCGGGCGAGGTCAAGTTCGCCAACCACCGTGGCCGCAAGGCCGTCAACATCGTTCCGGCCGCCGCCGAGTAG
- the rplU gene encoding 50S ribosomal protein L21, with translation MYAIVRAGGRQEKVSVDDVLNIDKVSQETGATITWQPILVVEDGNVVSDADKLSGYTVTAEVLGETKGPKINIMKYKNKTGYKKRQGHRQKHTQVRVTGIAAK, from the coding sequence GTGTACGCGATCGTGCGAGCGGGCGGCCGACAGGAGAAGGTGTCTGTCGATGACGTTCTGAACATCGACAAGGTCTCCCAGGAGACCGGTGCCACCATTACTTGGCAGCCCATCCTCGTCGTTGAGGACGGAAACGTCGTCAGCGACGCCGACAAGCTGAGTGGCTACACGGTCACCGCCGAGGTTCTCGGCGAGACCAAGGGCCCCAAGATCAACATCATGAAGTACAAGAACAAGACCGGTTACAAGAAGCGCCAGGGGCACCGCCAGAAGCACACCCAGGTGCGCGTCACCGGCATCGCGGCGAAGTAG
- a CDS encoding ribonuclease E/G produces MLDHEPNDGAEGTTGTTETTETTAATPPRGEDGVRVTTGAPAKGARRAAGPPPEPDDTPSATAPAQPVTTLAGSGEVGTVKTSVSTSAARRRTVRPAGRPDEAPAPAPAAARPVEPEPQEAPAAERAEERPARTRARSRTRAKAAEETRTEAPRTEAPRTEASRTEAPRAARRSAGEPSAEQSEDRADETGGGSLFQPPGMLFQPPVASRTAPAVEPVQDEDETDEEAEAEETGAEQAGTENADSAAEERSSRRRRRRGGRGRGRSRGGDEGEDEAPEPASSGVERKPKAQDKQPAEPAAETGGEEERFVEGESDSERGSRRRRRRRRRAGTGGEGTQDDPPNTVVKVREPRQEKPIEDEVQAVRGSTRLEAKKQRRREGREQGRRRAPIVTESEFLARREAVKRDLVIRRNGDRTQIAVLEDDVLVEHYVDRATHRSYVGNVYLGRVQNVLPSMEAAFVDIGKGRNAVLYAGEVNWDSFGLDGQPKRIESVLKSGQSVLVQVTKDPVGHKGARLTSQVSLPGRYLVYVPGGSMTGISRKLPDKERARLKQILKKVMPSGAGVIVRTAAEGASEEELERDITRLAKQWDSIKRKSKSASAPSLLNSEPDLTVRVVRDVFNEDFSSLVVAGEEAWTTVHEYVDYVAPNLAERLSHWDEDRDVFAAYRIDEQINKALERKVWLPSGGSLIIDRTEAMTVVDVNTGKFTGQGGNLEETVTKNNLEAAEEIVRQLRLRDIGGIIVIDFIDMVLESNRDLVLRRMLECLSRDRTKHQVAEVTSLGLVQMTRKRVGQGLLEAFSHNCDHCNGRGLVLDLDEGKNGNGGGRKKKKDKGDKGKAEVEQQPAEKPEQSEPVTAEPSEAADRPEKSEKSGRAEKAGKGSRRAAKAEAAAESTEEPDTRSATAEPAAETEQAAPAKKTRKRASRSRKSADTAAERPQEAAEQVAEEPGAETVAAESAPATEAPEAPAEAAEQAPAKDEAPAKDEAPAKRTRTRRASRRTATTTAEAGEGESAQGGGAAADTAAEAPAAEGGDEEAAERPKRRRTRRTKAASTPPTAVDAS; encoded by the coding sequence ATGCTCGACCACGAGCCCAACGACGGTGCCGAAGGCACCACGGGTACAACTGAAACAACCGAAACCACGGCGGCGACGCCTCCCCGGGGGGAGGACGGAGTGCGCGTGACCACCGGCGCGCCCGCCAAGGGCGCTCGCCGCGCCGCGGGACCACCCCCCGAACCCGACGACACCCCATCCGCGACCGCCCCCGCCCAGCCCGTCACGACCCTCGCGGGCTCCGGTGAGGTGGGCACGGTCAAGACGTCCGTGAGCACGTCCGCCGCGCGTCGGCGGACCGTGCGCCCCGCGGGCCGACCCGACGAGGCGCCGGCCCCCGCGCCGGCGGCCGCCCGCCCGGTGGAGCCCGAGCCCCAGGAGGCCCCCGCGGCCGAGCGGGCCGAGGAGCGCCCCGCCCGGACCCGTGCCCGTTCCAGGACCCGCGCCAAGGCCGCGGAGGAGACCCGGACCGAGGCGCCGCGGACCGAAGCCCCTCGAACCGAGGCGTCCCGGACCGAGGCGCCGCGCGCCGCGCGCCGCAGCGCCGGGGAGCCCTCCGCCGAGCAGAGCGAGGACCGCGCGGACGAGACCGGTGGCGGTTCGCTCTTCCAGCCGCCCGGCATGCTCTTCCAGCCGCCCGTCGCCTCCCGGACCGCGCCCGCCGTAGAGCCGGTCCAGGACGAGGACGAGACTGACGAGGAGGCCGAGGCCGAGGAGACCGGTGCCGAGCAGGCGGGCACCGAGAACGCCGACTCCGCCGCCGAGGAGCGCTCCAGCCGTCGGCGCCGCCGTCGCGGCGGCCGTGGCCGCGGCCGCTCGCGCGGGGGCGACGAGGGCGAGGACGAGGCACCCGAGCCCGCGTCCTCCGGCGTCGAGCGCAAGCCCAAGGCCCAGGACAAGCAGCCCGCCGAACCCGCCGCCGAGACCGGGGGCGAGGAGGAGCGGTTCGTCGAGGGCGAGTCCGACTCCGAGCGGGGCAGCCGCCGTCGGCGCCGTCGGCGCCGCCGGGCGGGCACCGGTGGCGAGGGCACCCAGGACGACCCGCCGAACACCGTGGTCAAGGTGCGCGAGCCGCGCCAGGAGAAGCCGATCGAGGACGAGGTCCAGGCGGTCCGCGGCTCCACGCGCCTGGAGGCCAAGAAGCAGCGCCGCCGCGAGGGCCGCGAGCAGGGCCGCCGCCGCGCCCCCATCGTCACCGAGTCGGAGTTCCTGGCCCGCCGCGAGGCGGTCAAGCGCGACCTGGTCATCCGCCGCAACGGCGACCGCACCCAGATCGCGGTGCTGGAGGACGACGTCCTCGTCGAGCACTACGTCGACCGCGCCACCCACCGCTCCTACGTCGGCAACGTCTACCTGGGCCGGGTCCAGAACGTCCTGCCGTCGATGGAGGCGGCCTTCGTCGACATCGGCAAGGGCCGCAACGCGGTCCTGTACGCGGGCGAGGTCAACTGGGACTCCTTCGGCCTGGACGGCCAGCCCAAGCGCATCGAGTCCGTGCTCAAGTCCGGCCAGTCGGTCCTGGTGCAGGTCACCAAGGACCCGGTCGGCCACAAGGGCGCCCGTCTGACCAGCCAGGTCAGCCTGCCGGGCCGCTACCTCGTGTACGTGCCCGGCGGTTCCATGACCGGCATCAGCCGCAAGCTCCCCGACAAGGAGCGCGCGCGCCTGAAGCAGATCCTCAAGAAGGTGATGCCCTCCGGTGCCGGCGTGATCGTGCGCACGGCCGCCGAGGGAGCCAGCGAGGAGGAGCTGGAGCGCGACATCACGCGCCTGGCCAAGCAGTGGGACTCCATCAAGCGCAAGTCGAAGTCGGCGAGCGCGCCGTCGCTGCTCAACAGCGAGCCCGACCTGACGGTGCGGGTCGTGCGCGACGTCTTCAACGAGGACTTCTCCAGCCTGGTCGTGGCCGGTGAGGAGGCCTGGACCACCGTTCACGAGTACGTGGACTACGTGGCGCCCAACCTCGCCGAGCGCCTGTCCCACTGGGACGAGGACCGCGACGTCTTCGCCGCTTACCGGATCGACGAGCAGATCAACAAGGCCCTCGAGCGCAAGGTGTGGCTGCCCAGCGGCGGGTCGCTGATCATCGACCGCACCGAGGCGATGACGGTGGTCGACGTCAACACCGGCAAGTTCACCGGTCAGGGCGGCAACCTCGAGGAGACCGTCACCAAGAACAACCTCGAGGCGGCCGAGGAGATCGTGCGCCAGCTCCGGCTGCGCGACATCGGCGGCATCATCGTCATCGACTTCATCGACATGGTGCTGGAGTCCAACCGCGACCTCGTGCTGCGCCGCATGCTGGAGTGCCTCTCCCGCGACCGCACCAAGCACCAGGTGGCGGAGGTCACCTCGCTGGGCCTGGTGCAGATGACCCGCAAGCGGGTCGGCCAGGGTCTGCTGGAGGCCTTCTCCCACAACTGCGACCACTGCAACGGCCGCGGCCTCGTCCTCGATCTGGACGAGGGCAAGAACGGCAACGGCGGCGGCCGCAAGAAGAAGAAGGACAAGGGCGACAAGGGCAAGGCCGAGGTGGAGCAGCAGCCCGCCGAGAAGCCCGAGCAGTCCGAGCCCGTCACCGCCGAGCCCTCGGAGGCCGCCGACCGCCCCGAGAAGTCGGAGAAGTCCGGCCGGGCCGAGAAGGCGGGCAAGGGCTCGCGGCGCGCGGCCAAGGCGGAGGCCGCGGCCGAGAGCACGGAGGAGCCCGACACCCGGTCGGCGACCGCCGAGCCGGCCGCCGAGACCGAGCAGGCCGCGCCCGCCAAGAAGACGCGCAAGCGCGCCTCCCGGTCCCGCAAGAGCGCCGACACGGCGGCCGAGCGGCCCCAGGAGGCCGCGGAGCAGGTCGCGGAGGAGCCCGGCGCCGAGACGGTGGCGGCCGAGTCCGCGCCCGCCACGGAGGCCCCTGAGGCCCCCGCCGAGGCCGCGGAGCAGGCCCCGGCCAAGGACGAGGCCCCGGCCAAGGACGAGGCCCCGGCCAAGCGGACCCGCACCAGGCGTGCCAGCCGTCGGACGGCGACCACGACGGCCGAGGCCGGCGAGGGCGAGTCGGCCCAGGGCGGTGGAGCGGCAGCCGACACGGCCGCCGAGGCTCCCGCGGCCGAGGGCGGCGACGAGGAGGCCGCCGAGCGGCCCAAGCGCCGCCGTACCCGTCGGACCAAGGCCGCGTCGACCCCGCCCACCGCGGTCGACGCCTCCTAG
- a CDS encoding TIGR03936 family radical SAM-associated protein, which produces MRKGAELPPASEGTTSPSTARPGQRLRVRYAKRGRMRFASHRDIARVLERALRRADVPMAFSAGFSPHPKVSYTGAAPTGVASEAEYLELTLAERRSPERVRTEIDSAMPDGIDIIEVVEARGPGLADRLQASQWLVELPGVGHDEAAEAVAAFLAAESVEVERLTKKGRRRFDARQAVVRADVGGATDGRAPGEQPATYAILRLVVRHTTPAVRPDDVLTGLRHVADLAPPSSPMMTRLAQGPLDETTGAIADPLTADRPTAHMMSTGSAENHADERSENAPQPSSPMTGPH; this is translated from the coding sequence ATGAGGAAAGGAGCTGAGCTGCCCCCCGCATCCGAGGGCACCACCTCACCCTCCACCGCCCGACCCGGACAACGGCTCCGAGTCCGCTACGCCAAGCGCGGACGCATGAGATTCGCCAGCCACCGTGACATCGCCCGGGTGCTGGAACGCGCCCTGCGAAGGGCGGATGTGCCGATGGCGTTCTCCGCGGGCTTCTCACCGCATCCGAAGGTCTCCTACACCGGCGCGGCCCCCACGGGAGTCGCCAGCGAGGCGGAGTACCTGGAACTGACGCTGGCCGAGAGGCGCTCACCCGAGCGGGTCCGAACCGAGATCGACTCCGCCATGCCGGACGGTATCGACATCATCGAGGTCGTCGAGGCGCGCGGGCCGGGACTGGCCGACCGCCTCCAGGCCTCGCAGTGGCTGGTGGAGCTCCCCGGCGTCGGCCACGACGAAGCGGCCGAGGCGGTGGCGGCCTTCCTGGCCGCCGAGAGCGTCGAGGTGGAACGCCTGACGAAGAAGGGCCGTCGCCGGTTCGACGCGCGACAGGCCGTGGTCCGCGCCGACGTGGGTGGCGCGACCGACGGGCGCGCCCCAGGGGAACAACCCGCGACATATGCCATACTTCGATTGGTCGTCCGGCACACGACACCTGCCGTGCGGCCAGACGACGTGCTGACGGGTCTCCGCCACGTGGCTGACCTGGCGCCGCCGTCATCTCCGATGATGACCAGGCTGGCGCAGGGACCACTGGACGAGACGACAGGTGCGATCGCTGACCCGCTCACCGCGGACCGGCCCACGGCTCACATGATGAGCACAGGGTCCGCGGAGAACCACGCTGACGAGCGGAGCGAGAACGCACCACAGCCGTCATCGCCCATGACGGGACCGCACTGA